The genomic stretch TGATTTTTGCTTTCGAACTTTGCTTTGTTTCCGTATGCTCTCATTCCCTTCGGGGCCTTTTGAACACTTTCTTTTGTTTGCTGGCTGCTGATATCGGTCTTGGGCGTAGGCATCCGTCCCGGTTTTCTGCTGATCGGCATAGCTCTCATCCGAATCTATCGTCGTACTTTGGACCAATCTTGGATTGATCTGATAGGTCTGGGCTATCGAGGCCCTCCGAGTTGTATGGAGATCATGCGTCGAATTCTGGGGCCTTCAAGAATGTTACCCTGGATGAAGGTCATCTTCGGGGTACTCGCGGGCTCCtattgatcttgatgtagatagcCCATTTAGAATGTATAGGATAGACTTCTGCTGAGAAGTTTTCCTGTATTTAGGCGCTTCCTCGGGCCTTCGTGGAGCTTTCGCGATCAGAGCTTCCTATGTTTATTCCTCTTTTCAGAAAGAGGGGATCACGAGACCAGGTACTTGCCTTGCGTCAAGTGTTGGCGTTTAAAGCTTCCCGAAGTCCGACTTCTTTGGACCGGGGTTCTTGACGTAGAGTGCTATCTTGAGCTCAGAGATAATACGAATGGCCCCTCGATTCTTGACTCCTCGTTGAATGATGCTTTCTGGATTGGGTATTGAACAGTCGATCTGTATCGAGGCTGTTGGCTTCCCGGGGCCTACCTCGGGCAAGCGAATCGTCGCTGCTTCTTGCATATATGTGGGTCGGCTTCGGCTTTTTTGCAGGACTtcactatttttagatagccgcCTTTCTGCTTTGTCACAGAGTACTTCGTATCTTTAGGAGCAAAAAGTGTTAGTGCGCGCTCTTGCTTTGACCTGTTAGTTTCACCATAGTCATGGAAACCATTTCGGGGCCGATCCGATAGGGGACGAGGGTGTTGCTCCTGGTGCTCAGGAACCGAGGGAGTTCACTCTGGAGATGGAGTCCTTGATAAGATAGGAACACCTGGAGATGGCGAGGAGATACTACGGGTGGAGCGAGGGGATAACACTGTAGGTGTTTTCCCCAGATGAGGGCATTGCGGACTCCACCGATGGATCTTGAGCGTATATCTATACCATTTCGCATTTGGCCCcctgatagggtcgtgcttgatttttgcttgaagtatcgggttaccctggcacagattcatccgtcgttttggcgaacgacgttgatgatgaggttcttcgcGGAGAAGGTCGGGCTTGAATTCACGTTTGATCACCTTGTCAGGCTATATTGGCCATTTCATCGTCGAGGCCTGCTAACTCTGAGATGTCGctcgtccacgccctttgttaTTGATGATGAGAAAAGCGGGGATTAagagtgggccagttggtttaTCCGGGTCCGGACGACCAacattatccctgtggagttttttccatttcccgaagggtggaattatgcacgtgagtgaGGCGTTTGTCGCTTTTTCAGATTTCGCCTATAGCGAAAATCAGCTGCGTAATAATGTTGTctcccttgttgcagcaacttcgTGGATGCCGGGTGAAGTCCATGATCTTCCCGGTTGGGTCCGGAAGCTGGTGAATCATTCGTCCTGTGACGAGCGCAAGTGGTGAGCTGTATTTCGTACCGGATGGGGAGCGCAGtaccaaggtatgtgcgtatGCTGCCTTTGCCTTGCCTTCGTATACCCGAGGTAATATTTTCCCCTTCCATTAGTGATGGATTCACCATTTCCCGGATGCAAAGCCGGTCGataaggacctcggggtcgggaCTCAAATTGAGCTTGAGCTATCGGGGGCAACCGGGAATAGGATAACAACTATGGATACGATgatcaagcaaggctctttacggccaaagttgcgcaatatagcatgaaataagtaagaAGACAATAGATGTTAAACTGGCCTCGAGCCAATGAGAACGAACAAaataggagaaagagagagatattattgctttagtagagaaatggagcaacatcagccctttacaaagtggtatgggttccccttatataggcgagggaacACGGTATGGTACAAATATGTGGAGATTAAACACAAAGTACGGAGATGAGATGGTTTGGCGTGATGCCTCAgcgtaggctctggataggctggGCCTATCAGacgtagccatgtgccttgggggcttccccctctgtcctggcttcgGTCTTTGTTTCCTCCGAGTCGGGCTCCGACGAGCCCGGAGGTCGGGAATTTGGTCGCGGCCTCTCGCCCTCGGGGTCACGAGACATGCTTCCGAAATGTCCcgacagcgagaaatcaagtcttctgatttcgccgcatacaacTATCTTTATCCCCCTCTTTCTAAAATATTTCCCCTAGTAAGTatgatattttatttaatttttttatttagtattttattcaataatagacaaaaataaaagtgCTTATGATCAAACTATATAGTACTTCGCCAAAATATTACggtatttttattattaaacttctagtaattattattttctttgaaGCTTTTaacctttaaaaaaaatatttttattgtatacttgtttaaaattcaaaaaacttaGTCTAAAACAGAGCCCAAATTCCGGCTGGACCACTTCGTTAAAGTATTGTGTACAGAGGATTCATTCTTCATGAGCCACTTTTTCgattaaagaaaaaatatttaaattatatacACTAACTGACCAACCGTGTGAATATTTTCTTACATTATTAATGTATTTTGGCCTTGTATTTCATTTTCTTATGGTTACCAGTTAGTATGTGTACAGATAATTATTTTATAAGTAATCATCATATTCTTTTTTTAACATCGGTCAGTGCATAAAATTTATATTCAAAGTGTATTACTCAAATTTATAACTCTTTTAACAGCTAGAATCACTGAAAGAAGATAGCCCACTTGATCAAATGAGTCAATCAACCAACTTAGAAGAAATTCCATCAGATGATGTAGacagagaaaaagaagaaaatgttgTAAAAGAACTAAGGAAGATTCAGAAGCAGAACTTTGTCACTCATTGCCTTTTATCAGCTATGATAGTCCTCACCTTAACATGGCAACTATCCGAGGTCTCTCTCATTTTGAAAATGAAAGATGGATTAAATCATCCTCTTAGATCCATTGGTAGTATGGTAACAAGCTGGATTAAGCGCCCCCCACCTCCATTAAACGTTCAAGAAGGCGATTTAAACGACTCCGCCAAGCAGCTAAAACATAAGGTGGAGGCTATGTCTCTCCCAAAGCTAAAAGTTCCTGAGCTTCCTCATGTGGAGTTGCCATCTTTGGACTTTATCACTGAAGATGACTagtattttctttttgattttttttttttttttttgcattattTCAATACAGTAACTTGTGCATGTAATAGCTTGTATATTGTACAATGTAAGGGCATAAAGTTTTGGATGGATTAACTGTGAAGCAAAAGTACTTTATCATCTTTTGTTTAAACATAAGTTGAACTTAAGCAATGATACTCAATATTTTGATAGATTGATGTCCTCAAATTTGTTGGGTTTTTAAGCTTGGTttagcttaaaagagggtgaatgtgAAATGGAATGGAAAATGAAATATTAGAGTTCTCTCcttggcaaagggacattgtcccatattggaggaaGAAAAaacttttgatgggtatatatacaattgctcttcttctagatcttaaagagttaagaaaaaggtaagcctcgcgccgtcatcgctcgctcggcttcggcttcggtcaacgattgattgattaatctttttggacaatTTTTTTTCAATGACCCGGATTATTTTAAATCCGTTTTCAAATTGTTCTATCTTGGGAGGTTAATATTCCAGCACCTGGGGTATTTGAGGGGAATAATTTTCTTAAGGACACACTATCCCTTCAACGGGCTCGATTTATTCCTAAATtgtttttccagaaattatttcgACATTTTATTGTTGCtaactttctgtttctgtttttcctGTTTCAGAAAGTTTATTGTTTCATTAAATACATAAAGTGCCTCTTTAAGTTGTTCTCAATGATCAACTGAACACCTCAActtgtaacgactcggccggtcgttttgagctctagcgcgtcgttcagcagtttgaggctatgagcagcttcacttcaggtattatgacttgtacgcatggtcggaaatGAATTTAGggtagttcagagttgatttggaaagagaattctcatttcgtaagctttaagttgaaagaattaactaaaattggatttttgagtaaacgacctcggaatcgggattcgaaggttccagcaggttcgtatgatgattttgaacttgggcgtatggacggatcgggttttggatgacccaggggcgttttggcgcctattgtggaagttagcattttggaagaaatttcataagtctggattgaagtgcatttcagcaTTATTGATGTTCATTTGgcattctgagtctgggaatagctctgtatggtgattctggtattgggagcgcgatcagaagtg from Nicotiana sylvestris chromosome 12, ASM39365v2, whole genome shotgun sequence encodes the following:
- the LOC104243525 gene encoding uncharacterized protein; translated protein: MERVEKVELIQKAIEQLIEQEEQVQSKRRQLLEESFVAVDNTINKDDEGEKEAEHRHQLLSQLLTQLESLKEDSPLDQMSQSTNLEEIPSDDVDREKEENVVKELRKIQKQNFVTHCLLSAMIVLTLTWQLSEVSLILKMKDGLNHPLRSIGSMVTSWIKRPPPPLNVQEGDLNDSAKQLKHKVEAMSLPKLKVPELPHVELPSLDFITEDD